A portion of the Sulfurirhabdus autotrophica genome contains these proteins:
- a CDS encoding YbhB/YbcL family Raf kinase inhibitor-like protein: MLKKIAITSVLILTSASVFAKGFELSSPDIPNGKAIAKTFTFNGFGCTGENISPALSWKNAPADTKSFAVMVHDPDAKTGGGGFRHWVVVNLPSSATGIAKGMGKTGVTTLPDGGEQITTDFGTQGWGGPCPPMGDAPHHYQFTVYALKVDKLELPLNATAGLAGFMVNMNSIGKASFISTYGR, encoded by the coding sequence ATGCTTAAAAAAATTGCAATCACCAGTGTTCTTATTCTTACGTCAGCCAGTGTTTTTGCTAAAGGTTTTGAACTCAGCAGCCCTGACATTCCAAATGGGAAAGCAATAGCCAAAACTTTCACGTTTAACGGATTTGGTTGTACCGGTGAAAACATATCCCCAGCCCTGAGTTGGAAAAACGCACCTGCTGACACGAAAAGCTTTGCAGTCATGGTACACGACCCAGATGCCAAGACAGGTGGTGGCGGTTTTCGCCACTGGGTAGTTGTTAATTTACCCTCAAGTGCAACAGGTATTGCCAAAGGTATGGGCAAAACAGGCGTCACTACTTTACCTGATGGCGGTGAACAAATTACCACCGACTTTGGTACTCAAGGCTGGGGAGGGCCATGCCCACCTATGGGTGACGCACCGCACCATTACCAGTTTACTGTCTACGCACTAAAAGTAGACAAACTGGAACTACCGCTAAATGCTACTGCTGGCTTGGCTGGTTTCATGGTAAACATGAATTCAATTGGAAAAGCCAGCTTTATCAGCACATACGGACGTTAA
- a CDS encoding sensor domain-containing diguanylate cyclase, with product MDWPFSLKSRRRSISRQAVIRLAISLGLFVIALSYTSALLYKMALNKAAHERAADLVAFYQFRLTQLERDWELQTRDFKTRIEFTRYLEDPQTDSINLRAFFTIQGGGARFYQFLVLDKNGQTRFAMRKDGQFSNPLKQNQSNGWYREPSTGKLYRVFLEPIWMGNSGVGKMLAFFPVDNALLYQLASPGVILIARYQNESVASSLGSEGLKHHTVKSETIERRELPWTNELEAPKLEIEAPVKTIFSTLELSIGAGMIPFVDALILWFALGTWLMLQTRRIKALGGAVAEFSQHQEVTSSLKQNIRQAQAGNVDEIHDVAVAIESLAQQTVEQRLQHVREEEQIRLWSSVFQSSAESIIITDRDNKIVAVNPAFQRRTGYLQEEVLGQNPRMLSCGREQPEFYAAMWQSIKANGFWQGEIWDSDKAGTSHPYLMTISSVHDDAGEITHYVGYYTDISERMRSDEELKQHRDHLEELVAGRTLALEDANQKLTLQSNLLISREADLHRAQAVAKLGSWRLDVSNNSLYWSDETYRIFGLPTDVRMNYELFLLAVHEDDKMQVDQAWQAALQGKPYDIEHRIVVAGKIKWVREQAELMFDEKGNLLDGIGTVQDITEKKQMEEEVRQLAFYDSLTKLPNRRLLDDRLGQAMDASKRSDCYGALMFLDLDNFKPLNDTYGHALGDLLLIEAAERLISCVREIDTVARFGGDEFVVMLSNLDADKAKSTSQATIIAEKIRSALANPYFLIFKHRNEPEKTVQHHCTVSIGVTLFMHSETPESILKKADMAMFQAKETGRNNIHHYDELS from the coding sequence ATGGATTGGCCGTTCTCATTAAAATCACGGCGCAGAAGCATTTCCCGGCAGGCTGTAATCCGTTTGGCGATTAGTCTGGGGCTGTTTGTTATCGCACTGAGCTATACTTCTGCGCTGTTATATAAAATGGCGCTCAATAAGGCGGCACACGAGCGTGCTGCAGATCTGGTTGCTTTCTATCAGTTTCGTTTGACACAGTTGGAGCGGGATTGGGAATTGCAGACCCGTGATTTCAAAACACGTATAGAATTTACGCGTTATCTTGAAGATCCTCAGACAGACTCCATTAATTTGCGGGCCTTTTTCACGATTCAGGGTGGAGGAGCGCGTTTCTACCAATTTCTGGTGCTCGACAAAAATGGCCAAACTCGTTTCGCAATGAGGAAAGATGGGCAATTTTCCAATCCACTCAAACAAAATCAAAGTAATGGTTGGTACCGAGAACCATCAACGGGAAAGTTGTATCGTGTTTTTCTTGAACCAATCTGGATGGGTAATAGTGGTGTAGGTAAAATGCTGGCATTTTTTCCCGTTGATAATGCTTTGCTTTATCAATTGGCATCGCCTGGCGTCATTTTGATTGCACGTTACCAGAACGAGTCAGTTGCCAGCTCACTCGGATCCGAAGGCCTAAAGCATCACACAGTAAAATCAGAAACCATCGAGCGACGGGAACTGCCTTGGACAAACGAGCTGGAAGCCCCAAAGCTGGAAATTGAAGCGCCGGTAAAAACAATATTTTCTACCCTCGAATTATCCATTGGCGCTGGTATGATCCCGTTTGTAGACGCCCTTATTCTTTGGTTTGCACTGGGCACATGGCTTATGTTGCAAACACGCCGTATTAAGGCGCTTGGTGGGGCGGTAGCTGAATTCTCGCAGCATCAAGAAGTGACGTCATCCCTGAAACAGAATATTCGGCAGGCGCAAGCAGGTAACGTAGATGAAATTCACGATGTGGCTGTCGCGATTGAATCATTAGCGCAACAGACTGTTGAACAGAGGCTGCAACATGTAAGGGAAGAGGAACAAATCAGGCTTTGGTCCAGTGTTTTCCAGAGCAGTGCTGAATCCATCATCATTACCGATCGGGATAACAAAATCGTTGCTGTGAATCCTGCGTTCCAGCGACGCACAGGGTACCTGCAAGAAGAAGTGCTGGGTCAGAATCCTCGTATGCTGTCTTGTGGGCGGGAGCAGCCCGAATTTTATGCTGCCATGTGGCAATCCATTAAAGCCAATGGGTTTTGGCAAGGTGAAATATGGGATAGTGATAAAGCCGGTACGAGCCACCCCTATCTGATGACTATTTCCAGCGTGCATGATGATGCAGGGGAGATTACACACTATGTCGGGTATTACACGGATATCAGTGAACGTATGCGCTCTGACGAGGAGCTAAAGCAGCATCGTGATCATCTGGAAGAACTTGTAGCAGGGCGAACGCTGGCATTGGAAGATGCAAACCAGAAATTAACGCTTCAGAGCAATCTGCTGATTTCCCGGGAGGCTGACCTGCACAGGGCGCAGGCTGTCGCTAAACTGGGTAGCTGGCGCCTGGATGTTAGCAATAATAGTTTGTATTGGTCAGATGAAACTTACCGTATCTTCGGCTTGCCCACAGATGTACGCATGAATTATGAATTATTTCTGCTTGCAGTACACGAGGATGACAAAATGCAGGTCGATCAAGCCTGGCAAGCGGCATTGCAAGGCAAGCCATATGATATAGAGCATCGCATAGTAGTGGCAGGTAAAATCAAATGGGTGCGTGAGCAAGCAGAACTGATGTTTGATGAGAAGGGGAATTTGCTGGATGGCATAGGTACTGTTCAAGACATCACTGAAAAGAAACAGATGGAAGAGGAAGTGCGTCAACTTGCATTCTATGACTCGTTAACTAAGCTACCGAACCGTCGCCTGCTAGATGATCGTTTGGGTCAAGCTATGGATGCCAGTAAGCGTAGCGATTGTTATGGCGCACTGATGTTTCTTGATCTGGATAATTTCAAGCCTCTCAATGATACATATGGCCATGCACTGGGAGATTTGTTGCTTATTGAAGCGGCAGAACGCCTGATCAGTTGCGTACGCGAGATCGATACAGTTGCACGCTTTGGTGGCGATGAGTTTGTCGTGATGCTGAGCAACTTGGATGCCGATAAAGCAAAATCAACATCGCAGGCCACTATCATTGCAGAAAAAATACGCAGTGCTTTGGCTAATCCGTATTTTCTCATCTTCAAGCACAGAAATGAACCTGAAAAGACGGTCCAACATCATTGTACCGTGAGTATTGGCGTAACATTGTTTATGCATTCTGAAACGCCGGAAAGCATCCTCAAGAAAGCAGATATGGCGATGTTTCAGGCAAAAGAAACGGGCCGGAATAATATTCATCATTATGATGAGTTATCTTGA
- a CDS encoding TDT family transporter encodes MESVNSTNNQEKVASPPDWLTRVPVPIFGAPLGLLGLSLVSAMNEYLAKIPMLKTISLILGAVILITGILTHMTRWAIRRDAFMRDLRNVAIAPFFGQIGIAFLLLAEGTRELNGQVAQTAFLAGSAVSSLLTFYWLFIGSRQKFALSGVTPGWLVPPIGLLYVGLLAPVFNMDMISSTALIAGSISAIGSIGLLCTRLIMGPSLPSPAKPALAIAVAIPALMLLAILESNALRASIFANTLFFTTAFSYIVSIGVFAKIMNGKFALSWWAFGMPLIAAAIAFTAFSHIHTSLFISVLANASAFLGLVIVTGLSISSLDAVRQHFAYKAK; translated from the coding sequence ATGGAATCCGTTAACAGCACCAATAATCAAGAAAAGGTTGCAAGCCCGCCAGATTGGCTGACAAGGGTTCCTGTCCCGATTTTTGGTGCCCCACTTGGCTTGCTTGGACTCAGTTTGGTATCCGCGATGAATGAATATCTTGCGAAAATTCCAATGCTCAAAACCATAAGCCTGATTCTGGGTGCTGTGATATTGATAACAGGTATATTAACTCATATGACTCGATGGGCTATTCGACGCGATGCATTCATGCGGGATTTACGGAATGTTGCTATTGCACCATTCTTTGGACAAATCGGTATTGCGTTTTTATTACTGGCCGAAGGAACAAGAGAATTGAATGGGCAGGTTGCGCAGACTGCATTTTTAGCAGGAAGCGCTGTTTCGTCCCTGCTGACATTTTATTGGCTGTTCATAGGATCTCGCCAGAAATTTGCACTTTCTGGCGTAACCCCAGGATGGCTAGTTCCTCCAATAGGTTTACTTTACGTAGGACTGCTTGCGCCTGTTTTTAATATGGATATGATCTCAAGTACAGCACTGATTGCCGGTAGCATCTCGGCTATCGGATCTATCGGCTTGCTCTGCACTCGCCTAATCATGGGACCCTCACTGCCATCTCCAGCAAAACCTGCATTGGCCATTGCGGTGGCAATTCCAGCTCTAATGCTTCTGGCCATATTGGAATCCAATGCGCTACGAGCTTCCATATTTGCGAACACTCTGTTTTTCACAACGGCATTCAGCTATATCGTGTCCATTGGCGTTTTCGCAAAAATCATGAATGGAAAATTTGCATTATCCTGGTGGGCATTTGGAATGCCGCTAATAGCTGCCGCTATCGCTTTCACTGCATTTTCCCACATTCATACGTCTTTGTTCATAAGCGTTCTGGCTAATGCATCTGCTTTCTTAGGGTTGGTGATCGTAACGGGGCTCAGCATAAGTTCTCTTGATGCAGTACGACAGCACTTCGCTTACAAAGCTAAATAA
- a CDS encoding HAD family hydrolase produces MSKVFAFDFDGLLVDGLNECVLVSWNGFHNKGIEHFGPEGLDAIPASFIDTFKNHRNFSRHLGHFITPFYAHKHFKNQIDFDDAYSQIDEKVVNGFVERVNLYRKAARQTQYKQWIQYHSFYTGVENLLKDISYPIYIVTGKDATSVSEILQYSNIHIPSEKIFGECREKVNVLRNIAQMEHAKMSEVLFFDDNITNAINAHKNGFNSYWATWGYNAPDHWDIAKESEVPIISLHDFHEMGLVEEVET; encoded by the coding sequence ATGTCAAAAGTCTTCGCATTTGACTTCGACGGCTTGCTCGTCGACGGATTAAATGAATGCGTTCTCGTCAGTTGGAATGGCTTCCACAACAAGGGGATCGAGCATTTCGGACCCGAAGGATTGGATGCCATTCCGGCGAGTTTTATCGATACATTCAAGAACCATCGTAACTTCTCCAGGCACCTTGGCCATTTCATTACGCCATTTTATGCGCATAAGCATTTCAAGAACCAGATAGATTTTGATGACGCCTACTCACAAATCGATGAAAAAGTCGTAAATGGCTTTGTCGAACGAGTTAATTTGTATCGAAAAGCAGCCAGGCAAACGCAGTACAAACAATGGATACAGTATCATTCATTTTACACAGGCGTAGAGAATCTGCTTAAGGATATTTCTTATCCAATATATATAGTTACAGGCAAGGATGCCACATCTGTCAGTGAAATTTTACAATATTCAAACATCCATATTCCATCAGAAAAAATATTCGGGGAGTGCCGGGAAAAAGTCAACGTTTTGCGCAACATAGCACAAATGGAACATGCCAAAATGAGCGAAGTTTTATTCTTTGATGACAACATCACGAATGCAATTAATGCACATAAAAACGGGTTCAATTCTTATTGGGCAACGTGGGGTTACAACGCGCCTGATCACTGGGATATCGCAAAAGAATCCGAAGTACCTATCATTTCGCTTCATGACTTTCACGAAATGGGCTTAGTTGAGGAGGTCGAAACTTGA
- a CDS encoding cupin domain-containing protein: MKHKRVFGEQVSDDDILVFSKEIADGQTIKLEDFSNDVYLDEVIDKPWGFEHRVYADLLLDVWRLSVTTGQSTSMHCHPRKETVLICLQGDIRVNFIRSSHLLKQGDFISIPKGVFHSTDSIGESTAELIEVETPRNKFDLVRTKDKYGRQGQFYEKTKSLQPICPMSSDSLQPHAKMRSSDLHGDFYFSIAPGHGINTELQFNPEFAISLALEDAIKQKIEVISLTSDFSGQLGNQTPYLVVSRNQT; this comes from the coding sequence ATGAAACATAAAAGAGTATTTGGCGAGCAGGTTTCTGATGATGACATCCTTGTTTTTTCGAAGGAGATCGCCGATGGTCAAACCATCAAGTTAGAGGATTTTTCAAACGATGTCTACCTGGACGAAGTAATCGATAAACCATGGGGATTTGAACATCGTGTGTATGCCGACTTACTGTTAGATGTATGGAGACTTTCAGTCACAACCGGCCAATCAACTTCGATGCACTGCCACCCCCGAAAGGAAACTGTGCTCATATGCTTACAAGGGGATATCCGCGTAAATTTTATCCGATCATCCCATCTCTTAAAGCAAGGCGATTTTATTTCGATTCCGAAAGGTGTGTTTCATTCAACCGATAGTATTGGGGAATCCACAGCTGAACTGATCGAGGTTGAAACACCACGCAATAAATTTGATCTGGTGCGCACTAAAGACAAATATGGCAGACAAGGACAATTTTATGAAAAAACTAAAAGCCTTCAGCCAATTTGCCCTATGAGCTCTGACTCACTTCAACCACACGCAAAAATGAGATCAAGCGACTTGCATGGAGACTTTTATTTCAGCATAGCTCCTGGGCATGGGATCAATACAGAACTCCAGTTTAATCCTGAATTTGCAATTTCATTGGCCCTTGAAGATGCCATAAAACAGAAGATTGAAGTCATTTCCTTAACTAGTGACTTTTCTGGTCAATTAGGAAATCAAACCCCTTATCTTGTAGTCAGTCGCAACCAGACTTGA
- a CDS encoding VOC family protein, whose translation MKFLHSMIRVVDLDASLKFYGDALDLKLIRHKDYPDGQFSLYYFASEAGAPEIELTHNWDSTTYSNGTNFGHLAFSVDDIYLFCHRLQQAGVIILRPPRDGKMAFIKDPNGISIELLQEGCALPPRQPWLSMQNSGSW comes from the coding sequence TTGAAGTTTCTGCATTCGATGATAAGAGTCGTCGATCTGGATGCATCGCTAAAATTTTACGGCGATGCGTTAGACCTCAAACTCATCCGACACAAAGACTATCCAGATGGCCAATTCAGTCTGTATTATTTCGCGAGTGAGGCGGGGGCCCCCGAAATTGAGTTAACACACAACTGGGATAGCACCACCTACTCCAATGGAACCAATTTCGGCCATCTGGCATTCAGCGTAGACGATATTTATTTATTTTGTCATCGCTTACAACAGGCAGGCGTTATTATTCTTCGCCCGCCACGAGATGGAAAGATGGCTTTCATAAAAGATCCTAACGGAATATCCATCGAGTTACTGCAAGAAGGGTGTGCTTTGCCACCCAGGCAACCCTGGTTATCAATGCAAAATTCTGGCAGTTGGTAA
- a CDS encoding ABC transporter substrate-binding protein has translation MLIKFTNFVISALLISLSHAALAEERIVVSVPGPKNISYLPIDLIQKLGFDRDEGVKLLLLHTGGGAVALNHLITRNADFAVAGLPAAMSLRANGGDVVAVAAVDDAPLFVLMVRISLKTKIKRISDLKGLVIGVNTSTKNSKTTSQQLAELLLKSGGVSLDQVRIVPAGQNWEEQSSLILSGAADAIMGDEPFASRLLAEKKVFFLANLSQPESVKNIPGTHFLHAALETRSDVIANTPQKVEKMARMLQRTLKWIASHTPEDLVAKLEMSNADERSALLVSLKKYRHAYSIDGKFSTRQLKETEIFFQSSSEGDSNAQALRLETMVDDRWIGRSH, from the coding sequence ATGTTAATAAAGTTTACAAACTTTGTAATATCGGCACTGCTAATATCATTATCACATGCCGCGCTCGCTGAAGAACGTATTGTCGTGAGCGTACCAGGCCCGAAAAACATTTCCTATCTCCCAATTGATCTGATTCAAAAGCTGGGTTTCGATAGAGATGAAGGCGTTAAACTGTTATTACTTCATACAGGAGGAGGTGCCGTTGCACTCAATCACCTGATTACCAGAAATGCCGATTTTGCTGTTGCCGGATTACCTGCGGCCATGTCATTACGTGCGAATGGTGGAGATGTAGTGGCAGTGGCTGCTGTGGATGATGCGCCGCTGTTTGTTCTGATGGTGCGTATTTCGTTAAAGACTAAAATTAAGCGGATTTCAGATTTAAAAGGTTTGGTCATTGGTGTTAATACCAGTACCAAAAACAGTAAAACGACATCCCAGCAATTGGCGGAGCTGTTGTTAAAATCAGGCGGCGTATCACTGGATCAGGTGCGGATTGTACCTGCAGGTCAGAATTGGGAAGAACAGTCTTCACTCATATTATCTGGAGCAGCTGATGCAATCATGGGGGATGAGCCCTTTGCCTCACGCTTGCTGGCAGAAAAAAAAGTGTTCTTTCTTGCCAACTTGTCACAACCTGAGTCAGTTAAAAATATACCCGGCACTCACTTCCTGCATGCGGCATTAGAGACTAGATCAGATGTCATCGCCAATACACCACAGAAAGTGGAAAAGATGGCGAGAATGTTGCAAAGGACGTTAAAGTGGATAGCCAGTCATACTCCGGAAGACTTGGTTGCCAAGCTGGAAATGAGTAATGCGGATGAACGTAGTGCTTTGTTGGTTTCACTCAAAAAGTACCGTCACGCCTATAGCATTGACGGAAAGTTTTCTACAAGGCAGCTTAAAGAAACCGAGATATTTTTTCAATCATCAAGCGAGGGCGATTCAAACGCACAAGCCCTTCGCCTCGAAACCATGGTAGATGATAGATGGATTGGCCGTTCTCATTAA
- a CDS encoding LysR family transcriptional regulator, with protein MSRDSSAIQLGSIQLFCKAAELESFTSAAESLGVTPAAVSRSVRRIEERLGVRLFARTTRQIRLTSGGRLYYEKCREALTQIEEAENAISSQQESPSGIVRISVPTTYGHHRVLPLLPKFRVLYPKIIVEINISNRNIDFVEEGYDLAIRLGTQTDSRLVARKLEDATLGVFATPDYLKRRGVPQNLEDLTQHECIQFVLPSTGKAMPWIFNNDGVKVDFSFDSHVRCSEDVLGCVTYARAGGGLFQIYHFIAEENTKKGELIEILLPFGGRSRAFSILYPQNRHQSTKVRAFVDFMVDELANRKNISVEREVPVVAKLKGNAARK; from the coding sequence ATGAGCAGAGATTCAAGTGCCATACAGCTAGGAAGCATTCAACTTTTCTGCAAAGCAGCGGAGTTGGAAAGTTTTACTTCCGCTGCTGAATCTCTTGGTGTGACGCCAGCAGCGGTAAGCCGTTCTGTTCGTCGTATTGAGGAGCGCCTCGGCGTACGTTTGTTTGCTCGCACCACGCGGCAAATTCGTCTCACGTCAGGTGGTCGCCTCTACTACGAAAAATGTCGTGAGGCATTGACTCAAATTGAAGAGGCAGAGAATGCGATTTCCAGCCAGCAGGAGTCTCCCTCCGGGATAGTAAGAATCAGTGTACCTACTACTTATGGGCATCATCGTGTGCTACCGCTGTTACCGAAATTCAGAGTGCTTTATCCAAAAATAATAGTGGAAATCAATATCTCAAATCGTAATATTGATTTTGTTGAAGAGGGTTATGATTTGGCAATCCGTTTGGGTACGCAAACGGATTCACGTCTGGTTGCACGCAAGCTTGAGGATGCGACGCTCGGTGTTTTTGCGACACCAGACTATCTTAAACGGAGGGGTGTTCCTCAAAACCTGGAGGATTTGACTCAGCATGAATGCATACAATTTGTGTTGCCCAGTACTGGCAAGGCAATGCCATGGATATTCAATAATGATGGTGTCAAAGTAGATTTTTCATTTGATAGCCACGTCCGATGTTCCGAAGATGTGCTAGGGTGCGTAACTTACGCCAGAGCAGGTGGAGGATTGTTTCAGATTTATCACTTCATTGCGGAAGAAAACACCAAGAAGGGTGAGTTGATTGAAATATTATTGCCATTTGGCGGGCGCTCTCGTGCATTTTCCATACTTTATCCGCAGAATCGACATCAATCCACAAAAGTTCGCGCGTTTGTCGATTTCATGGTGGATGAACTCGCTAATCGCAAAAACATTTCAGTGGAACGAGAGGTACCGGTTGTGGCCAAGTTGAAAGGTAACGCCGCCCGCAAATAA
- a CDS encoding type 1 glutamine amidotransferase domain-containing protein — protein MLKKLVIFGILIITSIHAFATGLELNTPYPVKKRVLMIVTSNSKMGDTGKATGIWAEELATPYYIFMDAGIEVEIASPKGGRVSFDPASLKPTGQNEASIERFMSDPVAQQKVTHTLVAASIDGTGFDALFFPGGHGGMWDLPGDAGVTNAVEAAFAANKVIAAVCHGPAGLVTAKRPDGKSILFGKQVNGFTNDEETEVKLSDVVPFKLETRLRELGGKFEKAPNWQAFVVRDGQFITGQNPNSAALVAKNVVSAIKRPQTSNENSSNPLK, from the coding sequence ATGCTTAAAAAACTTGTGATTTTTGGCATTTTAATTATTACCTCAATTCACGCATTTGCTACAGGGTTAGAGCTCAACACCCCCTATCCTGTAAAAAAGCGGGTATTGATGATTGTTACCTCCAATTCAAAAATGGGTGACACCGGCAAGGCCACAGGAATATGGGCAGAAGAGTTGGCCACTCCCTATTACATCTTTATGGATGCTGGAATTGAAGTCGAGATTGCCTCTCCGAAAGGAGGCAGGGTGTCTTTTGACCCCGCAAGTTTGAAGCCAACAGGGCAGAATGAAGCGTCCATCGAGCGCTTCATGTCCGACCCCGTCGCGCAACAAAAGGTCACACACACTTTAGTTGCGGCATCTATCGATGGGACTGGATTCGATGCCTTGTTTTTTCCTGGCGGACATGGCGGAATGTGGGATTTACCGGGTGATGCCGGTGTAACCAACGCTGTTGAAGCTGCATTTGCTGCAAATAAAGTCATTGCTGCTGTGTGCCATGGACCTGCAGGACTAGTGACCGCCAAACGACCAGATGGAAAATCCATATTGTTCGGGAAACAAGTCAATGGCTTTACTAATGATGAAGAAACTGAAGTAAAGCTTTCTGATGTGGTGCCATTCAAACTTGAAACTCGTTTGCGCGAGCTTGGTGGAAAGTTTGAAAAAGCGCCTAATTGGCAGGCATTTGTAGTGCGCGATGGGCAGTTCATCACCGGCCAGAATCCAAACTCAGCAGCGCTGGTAGCAAAAAATGTTGTTTCTGCGATAAAAAGGCCCCAAACGAGTAATGAAAATTCATCCAACCCTCTCAAATAA
- a CDS encoding type 1 glutamine amidotransferase domain-containing protein, whose protein sequence is MFNAVIITGPGFQDHDVIYTYYRLKEEGYNVDVATKEGKPVIGKYGVPLPMDKTAKPNIPFTDLSTDKYDVVILTGGHEAPDRVRQDKNVTDFVKAMDDAGKVVAGLCHGPWIMISAKVLRGRDVCAYIGMVDDMANSGANVIDAKVIIDKNIITCSYYGYVGEFMRAVFDTVENYATKSTSQPALSAA, encoded by the coding sequence ATGTTTAACGCAGTTATTATTACCGGCCCTGGATTTCAAGATCATGACGTCATCTATACTTATTACCGACTCAAGGAAGAAGGATACAACGTTGACGTTGCCACAAAGGAAGGAAAGCCAGTTATCGGAAAATACGGCGTACCATTACCCATGGATAAAACCGCGAAGCCAAACATCCCTTTCACAGATTTGTCGACAGATAAATACGATGTCGTTATTCTTACTGGCGGACACGAAGCGCCTGACAGAGTGCGCCAAGACAAGAACGTCACTGATTTTGTCAAAGCAATGGATGACGCAGGAAAAGTAGTAGCTGGTTTATGCCATGGACCTTGGATCATGATTTCAGCCAAGGTACTGAGGGGCCGGGATGTATGTGCCTATATCGGCATGGTAGATGATATGGCCAATAGCGGCGCCAATGTCATCGATGCAAAAGTCATTATCGACAAAAACATCATTACCTGCTCATATTATGGTTATGTAGGCGAATTTATGCGTGCGGTATTTGATACGGTTGAAAATTACGCAACCAAATCAACATCTCAACCAGCCCTGAGTGCTGCCTAA
- a CDS encoding type 1 glutamine amidotransferase domain-containing protein — MSHRILMIVTSNSTMGNSGKTTGIWAEELVTPYYIFLDAGIEVEIASPKGGSVAFDPSSIKPIGQNEANIERFLADPFAQQKIIKTITTAAVDTSIFDAVFFPGGHGTMWDLPNDSGVTRAVEAAFAANKIIAAVCHGPAGLVTAKRPDGKSILSGKKVNCFTDDEEAAANLTDIVPFKLETLIRELGGKFEKAPNWQEFAIRDGQLITGQNPNSSVLVAQHVLVALNIAKSVKAA; from the coding sequence ATGAGCCATCGCATACTGATGATAGTTACCTCAAATTCCACAATGGGTAATAGCGGTAAAACAACTGGAATCTGGGCAGAAGAACTGGTAACACCCTATTATATTTTTCTGGATGCCGGCATCGAAGTCGAGATTGCTTCTCCTAAAGGTGGCAGCGTGGCATTTGACCCGTCAAGCATCAAACCAATAGGGCAAAACGAAGCAAATATTGAACGCTTTCTAGCCGACCCTTTTGCTCAGCAAAAAATTATCAAAACCATTACAACCGCAGCTGTCGACACTTCCATTTTTGATGCAGTGTTCTTTCCTGGCGGTCATGGCACGATGTGGGACTTGCCTAATGACTCAGGCGTTACCCGTGCAGTGGAAGCCGCATTTGCCGCGAACAAAATCATCGCCGCAGTATGCCATGGCCCGGCAGGACTAGTGACGGCCAAACGACCAGATGGAAAATCAATATTATCAGGGAAAAAAGTCAACTGTTTTACCGATGATGAAGAAGCTGCGGCCAACTTGACCGATATAGTGCCATTCAAACTTGAAACACTCATACGTGAATTAGGTGGCAAGTTTGAAAAAGCGCCTAATTGGCAAGAGTTTGCTATACGCGATGGCCAACTGATCACCGGCCAAAATCCAAACTCATCAGTCTTGGTTGCGCAGCATGTTCTCGTTGCATTAAATATCGCCAAGTCCGTTAAAGCGGCCTGA